One part of the Anopheles coustani chromosome 2, idAnoCousDA_361_x.2, whole genome shotgun sequence genome encodes these proteins:
- the LOC131265716 gene encoding toll-like receptor Tollo — MRSSPTVLTVLFGTIFGVFGASLSKSLLNQAPDECRWADYGDEDLTLVCRLRTINSELENTNFSVLHPENTVRLRLHCNDGLFFQSSLNHGSFKQLAKLRSLTIEYCKIANLSEGSFRGLKGLTNLTLRTHNTDWSSISLNVAPLVFNSELANLQRLDLSENNMWSIPDGMICPLPKLDYLNLTQNRLRDLSAFHFSASLSTRLSKQCGSTIATLDLSHNTIDNLPPAIFSGLRQLTDLRLQSNGLNFIADRALEGLVSLARLDISLNRLTNLPPELFSEAKHIKEIYLQNNSLNVLAPGIFTDLQQLLLLDLSGNELTSEWINSATFRGLTRLIVLDLSGNKISKMESTIFRDLKALQALRLQNNFIESIAEHTFAELGALHSLVLSNNRLSTIEHYTFGGLHNLALLSLDYNRISRIDRKALRNQSKLQELHINGNKLLEVPYALYDVPLLRTLDLGENHIASIDNASFHDMAHLYGLRLTENNIEVIRRGTFDAMQSLHILNLSQNRLKTIEQSCFDNNTKLQAIRLDGNYLTEIAGLFTKLHNLLWLNISDNHLEVFDYALIPTGLQWLDVHANKIAELGNYFEIESQLSLSTIDASSNQLTEITGSAIPNSVELLYLNDNLISKVQSYTFFKKPNLTRVDLFGNKITTLDPNALRISAVPDERPLPEFYIGGNPYQCDCNLNWLQKSNADSRTQPRLMDLDSIYCKLLYNRGRTYVPLVEAMANQFLCKYETHCLALCHCCDFYACDCKMECPERCTCYHDQSWDSNVVDCSRAGYDGRLPDQMPMDSTQIYLDGNGFQSLASHAFLGRKRLKILFLNGSRVETISNRTFFGLKELEILQLDHNRIDKLNGFEFVGLENLKELFLQYNRISVIANNTFDQLHGMRVLRLDHNRIVEFNIWHLPKQLNEMRLAANSWSCECEFVERFREFLKTYDFVRDRYKIRCSIASNRLPSNGTISASDTTVDSYGENAPEGAVEGFTIIYNNSSSVCTGVVQLENVINGNLTSKKTVLTPQPVEGYIPLVVATLCAFSVVIVLTLVIFVFRQEVRVWFHSKFGVRLFYNTADLDKNERDRLFDAFISYSSKDESFVAEELAPVLENGDPSYKLCLHYRDFPVGAYIADNILQAVESSRRTIMVLSENFIKSEWCRFEFKSAHHQVLRDRRRRLIVILLGEVPQKDLDPDIRLYLKTNTYLQWGDKLFWEKLRFALPDALNNQRRQHQQNIALTHSNIRNSYQQTRAAPSNRTNNQLNVQQQLQHEGRPQPRSPDSHSSAAQQQQLQPLPGLVIGVQPQQLQSNQQQSQLRNSSSSDSSPRTVGTHI; from the coding sequence ATGCGTTCCTCCCCGACGGTGCTCACGGTGTTGTTCGGCACCATATTTGGAGTATTCGGTGCCTCGTTAAGTAAATCGCTACTCAATCAAGCACCCGACGAGTGTCGGTGGGCTGACTACGGCGATGAAGATCTGACGCTCGTCTGTCGCCTGAGGACTATCAATAGTGAGCTGGAGAACACAAACTTTAGTGTGCTGCATCCGGAGAACACCGTCCGGCTGCGGTTGCACTGCAACGATGGGTTGTTCTTCCAGAGCAGTCTCAACCACGGCAGCTTCAAGCAACTCGCGAAGCTGCGCTCGCTCACGATCGAGTACTGTAAAATAGCTAACCTGAGCGAGGGTTCCTTCCGTGGGCTCAAAGGGCTTACGAATCTGACCCTGCGGACGCACAACACCGACTGGTCGTCGATCAGCCTGAACGTTGCGCCGCTGGTATTTAACAGCGAGCTCGCCAACCTCCAGCGGCTGGATCTCAGCGAGAACAATATGTGGAGCATACCGGACGGAATGATATGTCCACTGCCGAAGCTGGACTACCTCAACCTAACGCAGAACCGTTTGCGTGACCTATCCGCGTTCCACTTCAGCGCCTCGCTGAGCACGCGGCTCTCGAAGCAGTGCGGCAGCACCATTGCCACGCTCGACCTTTCGCACAACACCATCGACAACTTGCCGCCGGCCATTTTTTCCGGCCTCCGCCAGCTCACCGACTTGCGGCTGCAGAGTAACGGGCTCAACTTCATCGCCGACCGCGCTCTGGAAGGGCTGGTTTCGCTGGCCCGGCTGGACATTTCGCTGAACCGGCTCACCAACCTGCCCCCGGAGCTGTTCTCCGAAGCGAAGCACATCAAGGAGATCTACCTGCAGAACAACAGCTTGAACGTGCTGGCCCCTGGCATATTCACCGATCTGCAGCAGCTACTGCTGCTGGATCTGTCCGGTAACGAGCTTACCTCGGAGTGGATCAATTCGGCCACCTTCCGCGGGCTCACCAGGCTGATCGTGCTCGACCTGTCGGGCAATAAGATTTCCAAAATGGAGTCGACGATCTTTCGCGACCTGAAGGCGCTGCAGGCGCTGCGGCTGCAGAATAATTTCATCGAGAGCATTGCCGAGCACACGTTTGCCGAGCTGGGTGCATTGCATTCGCTCGTGCTGTCAAACAACCGGCTGTCCACCATCGAGCACTACACGTTCGGTGGCCTGCATAACCTCGCGCTGCTCTCGCTGGACTACAACCGAATCTCGCGCATCGACCGGAAGGCGCTGCGTAACCAGAGCAAGCTGCAAGAGCTGCACATCAACGGGAACAAGCTGCTCGAGGTGCCCTACGCCCTGTACGATGTGCCACTGCTGCGGACGCTCGATCTGGGCGAGAACCACATCGCGAGCATCGATAACGCGAGCTTCCACGATATGGCGCACCTTTACGGGCTGCGGCTGACGGAGAACAACATCGAAGTAATACGACGCGGGACGTTCGACGCGATGCAGTCGCTGCATATTTTGAATCTTTCGCAGAACCGGTTGAAAACGATCGAGCAGTCGTGCTTTGACAACAACACCAAACTGCAGGCGATCCGGCTCGACGGCAACTACCTCACCGAGATCGCGGGCCTCTTCACGAAGCTCCACAACCTGCTCTGGCTCAACATCAGCGATAACCATCTCGAGGTATTCGATTACGCGCTCATTCCCACGGGCCTCCAGTGGCTGGACGTGCACGCCAACAAGATTGCGGAGCTCGGCAACTACTTCGAGATCGAATCGCAACTGTCGCTGAGCACGATCGACGCGAGCTCGAATCAGCTCACCGAGATCACCGGAAGTGCGATCCCGAACAGCGTGGAGCTGCTGTACCTCAACGACAACCTCATCTCGAAGGTGCAGTCGTACACGTTCTTCAAGAAACCCAACCTGACGCGGGTGGATCTGTTCGGCAACAAGATAACGACGCTCGATCCGAACGCGCTGCGAATATCGGCCGTGCCGGACGAGCGCCCCCTGCCGGAGTTCTACATCGGCGGCAATCCCTACCAGTGCGATTGCAATCTCAACTGGTTGCAGAAAAGTAACGCCGATTCGCGAACCCAGCCGCGGCTGATGGATCTGGATAGCATCTACTGCAAGCTGCTGTACAACCGGGGTCGCACCTACGTACCGCTCGTCGAAGCCATGGCAAACCAGTTCCTGTGCAAGTACGAAACGCACTGCCTCGCGCTGTGTCACTGTTGCGACTTTTACGCGTGCGACTGCAAGATGGAGTGTCCGGAGCGCTGCACCTGCTACCACGACCAGAGCTGGGACTCGAACGTGGTCGACTGCTCGCGGGCCGGGTACGATGGCCGGCTGCCGGATCAGATGCCGATGGACTCGACGCAAATCTACCTGGATGGAAACGGCTTCCAGTCGCTGGCCAGCCACGCCTTCTTGGGTCGGAAGCGGCTGAAGATCCTTTTCCTGAACGGCTCGCGCGTTGAAACGATCAGCAATCGTACGTTTTTCGGGCTGAAGGAGCTGGAAATTCTGCAGCTCGACCACAATCGCATCGATAAGCTGAACGGCTTCGAGTTCGTAGGGCTGGAAAATCTCAAAGAGCTGTTCCTGCAGTACAATCGGATATCGGTGATCGCCAACAACACCTTCGATCAGCTGCACGGTATGCGCGTCCTTCGGTTGGACCATAACCGTATTGTAGAGTTTAACATCTGGCACCTACCGAAGCAGCTCAACGAAATGCGTCTGGCAGCTAACTCGTGGTCCTGTGAGTGTGAGTTCGTGGAGCGATTCCGGGAGTTCCTGAAGACGTACGACTTTGTGCGCGATCGGTACAAGATCAGATGTTCCATCGCTTCGAATCGGTTGCCTTCGAATGGGACTATCAGTGCTAGTGATACTACCGTCGACTCGTATGGCGAAAATGCACCCGAAGGGGCGGTGGAAGGTTTCACTATCATTTACAACAACAGTTCATCGGTTTGCACCGGCGTGGTGCAGCTTGAAAATGTTATCAATGGAAACTTGACCTCAAAGAAAACGGTCCTCACACCACAGCCGGTCGAAGGTTACATTCCGCTCGTGGTTGCAACGTTGTGTGCCTTCTCCGTCGTGATTGTGCTAACGTTAGTGATTTTCGTGTTTCGGCAGGAGGTACGCGTGTGGTTTCACTCCAAATTCGGCGTACGCCTGTTTTATAACACTGCCGACCTGGACAAGAACGAGCGTGATAGACTATTCGATGCGTTTATCTCCTACAGCTCGAAGGACGAGTCGTTCGTAGCGGAAGAACTCGCGCCAGTGCTTGAAAATGGAGACCCATCGTATAAACTCTGCCTGCACTATCGAGACTTTCCGGTTGGGGCGTATATTGCGGACAATATCCTGCAAGCAGTTGAGTCCTCGCGACGCACGATCATGGTGCTGTCGGAGAACTTCATCAAATCGGAGTGGTGTCGGTTCGAGTTCAAATCAGCGCACCATCAGGTACTGCGCGACAGACGGCGCCGTCTGATAGTGATCCTGTTAGGCGAGGTGCCCCAGAAGGATCTCGATCCCGACATTCGGTTGTATCTCAAAACGAACACCTACCTTCAGTGGGGCGACAAGCTGTTTTGGGAGAAGCTACGGTTCGCCCTGCCAGATGCGCTCAACAATCAGAGGCGGCAGCATCAGCAAAACATTGCCCTCACCCACTCGAACATACGCAACAGCTACCAACAGACCCGCGCTGCTCCGTCCAACCGGACGAACAACCAGTTGAACGTGCAGCAACAGCTTCAACACGAGGGACGGCCGCAACCGAGATCCCCCGACAGCCATTCTAGTGcagctcagcagcagcagctacagCCTCTTCCTGGGCTGGTGATTGGTGTGCAACCACAACAGCTACAAAGTAACCAGCAGCAATCGCAACTACGTAATTCTAGTTCATCCGATTCATCCCCAAGAACAGTTGGTACTCATATCTAA